Genomic segment of Thermococcus sp.:
CAACGGTTCCCCCTGACCGTCGAGATGTGCCTCCAAACCCTTCCCCTTTATCCTCGCAACGTCGTCGAACCACTTCATGAGGTAGTCAATGTCAACTACGTAGTCGAGCTTCCTCGTCCTTGAATAAGGCCCCTCGTCAACGGAGCAGAAGATACAGCTCAAATTACACCCGCTTACCCCCCGGATTTGAATCAGGTTTGTCCCCCTGTCTATAAGTCCGAAGGCGTTGTAGCCGAGAAGCGGGACGTCGAGTCCCCCGTGGATGTAAAGAACTTTCCTCTTTGTATAGCGATTCCTCAAAAGCGCGCCGAGGTTGTTCTGGATATAGAGTGCAATGAATCCTTCAACCTTTTCGTAGTCCGTGTCGATTACCAGCGCGCCGTCTCTGGCCGACACATCGGGGGGGACTCTGTACTTCTTCCTTATAACCCGCTCAAGCTCTCTTTTGGGAAAGTCTGCATAGAGAGTTTCACGCCAGATTAACCTAATTGTGTCTCCAAGGTCTTCGAACGTAACGTGGGGAAGGCGGAGCTCTATCATGGTCGTGTGTCGTCACGTTTTGGTTTAAAAAGCCGGCGGTGGATAAAACATCCGTAGGGAACTCTGGAAAAATTTTTAAATTCCACCGGTGAAGGCATGCGGGCATGGAAACATTTTAATATTATTGGATTAAAAAGTCTATTGGTGAACTTAACTGGGTGATAGTCCATGTGGGGAAAGATTGAACACTATTTTGATGAGTATCCTGTCAGGAAACAGATTGCCAAAACCCTCCTGAAGTATGGCCTGAAAGTCTCGGATGACATGAAGATTAAGGCAGGGGACATAGAGGTGCCATACACGAAGATAGCCAAGGCCCTCGACGTTGACAGGCGCGTTGTAAAGGAGACCGTTGCTATGATACTCAAGGTTCCCGAGCTCAGGGAGATTTACACCAACCTCGAACCGACTGTCCATATGAAGTACGTTGGAAGACACGTCGGCTATGGCGTCATCGAGATTGAGCCCGAACCAAGGGCCATAGGAATCCTCGCCAAGATTGCTCAGAAGATAGCGGAGCGCGACATCAACATCGTTCAGGTCGTTGCTGAAGACCCCGAGCTCTATCCCGAGGCAACGCTGACGATAATAACGGAAAAGCCCATACCCGGCGACCTTATCAACGAGCTCTCAAAGCTCGAAGGTGTCAAGAGGATATCCATCTACTAACCGAATTTTTTTGGCCTTCTTCGCCTTTTTCTCCAAAAGATTTTGTTACCTCATATCGAAGAACGAACGGCCATGAACGCTTTTCTGAACTATGGGACAAATTAGAGGCGCCTATTTTAACCAAAAGTTCTAAACCTCTCTTCTTCCCAGGTAAGGTTTATAAGTTATGGTTGGTAACTCCCCAGTAGTCACTCCCAATGAGTGTCATTGCTGGAGGGTTGAGTATGGAGGAAGCAAGTCGCGCCAGCAAGTTCGCGTACACTTTTATCGTGCTCTTTATTCTGTGGCTGGTGGTTACCTCAAGCCTTGACGTTCAGGAAGTGATAACCGGGGCAATTATAGCGCTAATAGTTGCGGCACTGACGTACGACGTTTTCACAAAAGCAGGGCTGGCGAACCTCCACCCAAAGAGGGTCGCCTACGCTATAGCTTACCTACCCTACTTCCTGTGGGCCATGATAATGGCCAACCTCGACGTCGCCTACAGGGTTCTCCATCCGGCGAGGCCTATAAGGCCTGGAATCGTCAAGTGCAGAACAATCCTCGACAGCGACACCGGAAAGCTCTCGCTGGCCAATTCCATAA
This window contains:
- a CDS encoding regulator, translated to MWGKIEHYFDEYPVRKQIAKTLLKYGLKVSDDMKIKAGDIEVPYTKIAKALDVDRRVVKETVAMILKVPELREIYTNLEPTVHMKYVGRHVGYGVIEIEPEPRAIGILAKIAQKIAERDINIVQVVAEDPELYPEATLTIITEKPIPGDLINELSKLEGVKRISIY
- a CDS encoding Na+/H+ antiporter subunit E is translated as MEEASRASKFAYTFIVLFILWLVVTSSLDVQEVITGAIIALIVAALTYDVFTKAGLANLHPKRVAYAIAYLPYFLWAMIMANLDVAYRVLHPARPIRPGIVKCRTILDSDTGKLSLANSITLTPGTITLDVDGKDYFIHWIWVPDEVLNAKDDSEHVEKASEAITRPFEKFLRVIFG